The following proteins come from a genomic window of Frankia casuarinae:
- a CDS encoding glycoside hydrolase family 26 protein, with protein MPTPSRGEWPDARLLPLRRRRSDTTPRILRSPSEGSPTELVHIRRDGAPRDADGGPVTAPGGDRPDPVRARPDGATTTVFHWHGRQAPAGKRLDTPDTNVLARDVLARDVPVWDGPVPDARVRADGGGEPGPGRLSRVAGWIAARPGGRAGRIPRLPLVAVSIAVVTALTAWVLVSSGGHPTDTVAGGPTSAPQSQPPPQSPPARSPSSGPSPAPGVQPPVTVPRVQRAATTGEFPTGVAAHTLAQANRWAEFRGRPNDVVVMYTERSSWRAIVEPWIGRGASTFAGFSGTWVISQPLFPDEGPEKGNLADCAAGRYDAEWRQFGRWLVSMERGDSFVRLGWEFNGLWFAWAATDPQQWVQCFRNASSAIKATSPRVRIDWNLNAHGSTTSVGAFDLYPGDQYVDVIGVDSYDQYPPSPTYADFDNQCNETGGLCQVIIFARIHHKLFSVPEWGVVSQQGTKAGRVGAAGGDNPVYIEKMHETFVRNADILAYEAYFPDAVPNNVRSSLVDPTINPAAAAMYQRLWG; from the coding sequence ATGCCGACCCCGTCCCGGGGCGAGTGGCCGGACGCCCGGCTGCTCCCGCTGCGCCGTCGCCGAAGCGACACGACGCCGCGGATCCTCCGTTCCCCTAGCGAGGGTTCCCCCACCGAGCTGGTCCACATCCGCCGCGACGGCGCTCCTCGCGACGCGGATGGCGGCCCGGTCACAGCCCCCGGCGGGGACCGGCCGGACCCGGTGCGGGCACGTCCGGACGGCGCCACCACGACCGTGTTCCATTGGCACGGGCGGCAGGCCCCGGCCGGGAAGAGGCTGGACACGCCGGACACGAACGTTCTGGCCCGGGACGTTCTGGCCCGGGACGTGCCGGTCTGGGACGGGCCGGTGCCGGACGCGCGTGTTCGGGCGGACGGCGGCGGTGAACCTGGCCCGGGTCGTCTGTCTCGCGTCGCCGGTTGGATCGCTGCGCGCCCGGGGGGCCGAGCCGGCCGAATCCCGCGTCTCCCGCTTGTCGCGGTCTCGATCGCGGTCGTGACCGCCCTGACCGCCTGGGTTCTGGTGTCCTCCGGAGGACACCCCACGGACACGGTGGCCGGCGGCCCGACGTCCGCCCCGCAGTCGCAGCCCCCGCCGCAGTCGCCACCCGCGCGGTCGCCGAGCTCCGGCCCCTCGCCCGCACCGGGGGTCCAGCCGCCGGTCACCGTGCCCCGGGTGCAGCGGGCCGCCACGACCGGTGAGTTTCCCACGGGGGTCGCCGCGCACACGTTGGCGCAGGCGAACCGCTGGGCGGAATTCCGTGGCCGGCCCAACGACGTCGTCGTCATGTACACCGAGCGGTCCAGCTGGCGGGCGATCGTCGAGCCCTGGATCGGTCGCGGCGCCTCGACCTTCGCCGGGTTCTCCGGCACATGGGTCATCAGCCAGCCGCTCTTTCCGGACGAGGGGCCGGAGAAGGGCAACCTCGCCGACTGCGCGGCCGGCCGCTACGACGCCGAGTGGCGGCAGTTCGGCCGCTGGCTGGTGAGCATGGAGCGGGGCGACTCGTTCGTCCGGCTGGGCTGGGAGTTCAACGGGCTGTGGTTCGCGTGGGCGGCCACGGACCCGCAGCAGTGGGTGCAGTGCTTCCGTAACGCCTCATCGGCGATCAAGGCTACCAGTCCGCGGGTCCGCATCGACTGGAACCTCAACGCCCACGGCTCGACCACGTCGGTCGGCGCCTTCGATCTCTACCCGGGTGACCAGTACGTCGACGTCATCGGGGTCGACAGCTACGACCAGTACCCGCCGAGCCCGACCTACGCTGACTTCGACAACCAGTGCAACGAGACCGGCGGTCTCTGTCAGGTGATCATCTTTGCGCGGATCCATCACAAGCTGTTCTCGGTGCCGGAGTGGGGCGTGGTCAGCCAGCAGGGCACCAAGGCGGGTCGGGTCGGGGCCGCGGGTGGGGACAACCCCGTCTATATAGAGAAGATGCACGAGACGTTTGTGCGTAACGCGGACATTCTCGCCTACGAGGCGTACTTCCCCGATGCCGTGCCGAACAACGTCCGTTCCTCGTTGGTCGACCCCACCATCAATCCCGCGGCGGCGGCGATGTACCAGCGGCTCTGGGGCTGA